The genomic DNA GAGGACATCCGATTCCAGATCCGATACAGATTGTTCTTCAAATCCGTCTCGAATTCCTTCATCGACTGTCCATCCACGCCTGCCGCCCCACGGTTGGACTTCACCTGCTGATATGCTTCCCACACCTCACGTTTGGAAATACAAAACGGTTTTGCTTTATCCATGCGGGTCCTCCCCTCGCGGGTTGCCCGCAGCACAAAGCCAGACGATGACGCCCCTTCGGTCCAGCCCCATTACAGGACCTTCAGCCCTACTACGGACGTCTCCGCCCCTGTGCCCCGCATCGGTACTCTCATCCTTGCGGAGGCCTTCCGCTTGGATTTCTCCCTTCGCATCGGGACGACAGGTTCCCAAGTTCCTTACTGAAGCCCGAGTCAAAGTCACGCCGCCTTTATGCCGGATGCCGAATGGGCCGTCAGCAGGCATCGCCCAAACTTGTCCCGGAGCAGGAAATCCCCCCGGTTTTGACATCGATTATCACGATTACGACACGTCATCAGCGGTTCACTCGCGTTCGTCTCTTTGACTCCCACCTGCCGGGGTTCCCCCCGACTTTTCCAACAACGCTCACCACGAGGGCTCTTTACCCACGCAGCTTGTGGCGGTTTGAAGCCTGCTCCTGCAAGCCGACTTCGAGGGGCCGTCCCTCATCTTCAGTAAAGCATCGAGAACATCGGTCAGCTGATGCTCACGTTCTTGGCACACATTTCCCGGTCGTGAATCCTGTCCCGCACGTTCCGCGCTGCATTGGTATCCGCCTGAAGAACGTCCCCGTTGGCACGGTAAAACTTGTCGCCCTCGCGCTTGCCTTGCAGCAAGCCCGTGAACGAGTCCATTTGCGACGTGTAGGCGGCGTTGACGACGACGTGCGTCGCCCCACGCTGCGTGCAAACTTCATCGAGCGCTTGAGCCAGTACACCCTTGGCCCATGCGCTCATGCGGCGGTTGTAGTTCCGCCACTGACTCCTCCCCTTGATGGGGGACGTCAGATCTTCCGAACCGACCACCGCCGCCTTGTCCACGATGGTATGGGCGGACTGGTAGGCCATCGTGCGCAACCGCTGCTTCGTGCGGTCCCTGCGCGCCTGCAGTTTCACGCGTCCGAGGTTGCACTTCCTGATGCGCTCGGCCTTGGCGATGCGACCAGCTTTGCGATGGGCTTTTTCGAGGGCATGCAGCCGGTTCCGTACTTTGCCGGTCTTCGAAACCTGGTCGCTGTAAGCGCTCAGCACGGCGCCGAAGGTCTGACCATGACGCTCGCCATCGGAGTCGGCGAAGGCCTCGGTATAGCCTTTGTCGACACCAATTTCCCCTGTACCGCAGGGGCGCCCTTCGGCCTTCGAAGTAGCATAGTGGATTTCGACCGCGTCACCCTTCACGATCACACGCAGGTTGCAACCCGTGAGGTCCACGTTCTTGCCGTTGCTGTTCGTCGTGAGCTCGATCGAAGGGCCATACTGCCTGGCGATGTGGATGGTGATGACCAGCTGCCCGTCTCTGACGCGGCTCTGATGCTTGTCCGAGCGGACGATGAACTGATTGTCGCAACGCGAAACGCCGTGCCGAAAGTACTTGCGCATCATCCGGTGCAGGTACTTGTCTTCGAGCCACTTGTCACTTTTGAGCAGG from Cupriavidus sp. D39 includes the following:
- a CDS encoding transposase, encoding MTTVTRTLYGTSSCVPALRAVCRATAFVRADLWRRYGALGNVGKSAADIRKEVTAGGWYASLAVDGTIRAETTKDAVNDILTYKAAACAKVRQAIAKRTSDEAERKRLYTLLKSDKWLEDKYLHRMMRKYFRHGVSRCDNQFIVRSDKHQSRVRDGQLVITIHIARQYGPSIELTTNSNGKNVDLTGCNLRVIVKGDAVEIHYATSKAEGRPCGTGEIGVDKGYTEAFADSDGERHGQTFGAVLSAYSDQVSKTGKVRNRLHALEKAHRKAGRIAKAERIRKCNLGRVKLQARRDRTKQRLRTMAYQSAHTIVDKAAVVGSEDLTSPIKGRSQWRNYNRRMSAWAKGVLAQALDEVCTQRGATHVVVNAAYTSQMDSFTGLLQGKREGDKFYRANGDVLQADTNAARNVRDRIHDREMCAKNVSIS